In Candidatus Effluviviaceae Genus I sp., a single window of DNA contains:
- a CDS encoding TetR/AcrR family transcriptional regulator has translation MARKRVGNKRERIIAAAARFFGEKGYHNTTTAEVAEAAGVAAGTIYIYFSSKEELLVAVFEEFLDKHMASLREGVEREPGPEAKLRRLIVLGLELMQENPDSARIFLSQLRQSTAMIKMVAKRSSRAYRGIIESTLDEGVRSGVFRPMDTRAVASMLFGSFQNLVLDWVADDCSYRLTDLAGEATAYILRGAACPT, from the coding sequence ATGGCCCGAAAGAGAGTCGGCAACAAGCGGGAACGGATCATCGCCGCCGCGGCGCGGTTCTTCGGTGAGAAGGGGTACCACAACACCACGACCGCGGAGGTGGCAGAGGCTGCGGGTGTGGCCGCAGGGACCATCTACATCTACTTCTCGAGCAAGGAAGAGCTGCTCGTCGCCGTCTTCGAGGAGTTCCTCGACAAGCACATGGCGAGCCTCCGAGAGGGCGTCGAGCGGGAGCCCGGGCCCGAGGCGAAGCTCCGCAGGCTCATCGTGCTGGGGCTTGAGCTCATGCAGGAGAACCCCGACAGCGCTCGCATCTTCCTCTCCCAGCTCCGCCAGAGCACGGCGATGATCAAGATGGTCGCCAAGCGGAGCAGCCGCGCCTACCGCGGCATCATCGAGAGCACGCTCGACGAGGGCGTCCGCTCCGGTGTGTTCCGCCCCATGGACACGCGAGCGGTGGCGTCGATGCTCTTCGGGTCGTTCCAGAACCTCGTGCTCGATTGGGTCGCGGACGACTGCTCCTATCGGCTGACGGACCTCGCCGGGGAGGCGACCGCGTACATACTCCGAGGGGCCGCCTGTCCCACCTAG
- a CDS encoding ABC transporter ATP-binding protein, whose protein sequence is MTHGFQDEEILGKPYDARLVRRLLSFVRPYARHVVVAVAMLLVVAGFELALPYLTKLAIDDYIVATVREVRVEGEGSPEAQAFLRAHAGDLVPMEGVGGEGARSFAVPSRVLSKYDPREVARASAAGLITDRTFYIADPEAVARAGIEGAPGVARAGDRVAVSRERLAALSPEQTRVLRDGDFRGVRNVAVVFVAALVLTFVFSLLQINMMEVTSQRVMYDIRMKVLAHLQRLSLAFFDKNPVGRLVTRATNDVEVLHEMFTSIVITLLRDVFTLIGVVILLLNLNWRLALVSFAVLPAMVWATAIFSVRIRDAFREVRVRVARINASLQESISGIRVTQIFRRELESFTRFAGINHDLFRANMRQLKVFALFMPLMELASSVAIALVIWYGGGRVLRSTLSLGTLVAFLSYVQMFFRPIRNLAEQYSTMQSTMASSERIFLLLDNREMIPEPERPVRPAEVRGRVVFENVWFSYDGSEDTLRDVSFTVEPGETVAIVGATGAGKTSIISLLERFYDVQRGRITLDGVDIRDMEKSFLRANLGLVMQDVFIFAGDIEGNIRLGNRSVTGERVREAARHVNADRFIERLPGRYSETVHERGSTLSTGQRQLLAFARALAFDPKILILDEATSNIDTETEILIQDALRKLMAGRTAIVIAHRLSTIQHADRIIVMHKGRVREVGTHQELLAARGYYYRLYQLQYAQ, encoded by the coding sequence ATGACCCACGGGTTCCAGGACGAGGAGATCCTCGGCAAGCCGTACGACGCGCGGCTGGTGCGGCGGCTGCTGTCGTTCGTGAGGCCGTACGCGAGGCACGTCGTCGTCGCCGTCGCGATGCTCCTCGTCGTGGCCGGCTTCGAGCTTGCGCTCCCGTACCTCACGAAGCTCGCGATCGACGACTACATCGTCGCCACGGTCCGTGAGGTCCGGGTCGAAGGCGAAGGCTCGCCTGAGGCGCAGGCGTTCCTCCGCGCCCACGCGGGCGACCTGGTCCCCATGGAGGGCGTCGGCGGTGAGGGCGCCCGGTCGTTCGCCGTCCCGTCCAGGGTGCTCTCGAAGTACGACCCGCGCGAAGTGGCCCGGGCGTCCGCGGCCGGGCTCATCACCGACCGCACCTTCTACATCGCCGATCCCGAGGCCGTCGCCCGCGCTGGCATTGAGGGAGCGCCCGGCGTGGCGAGGGCCGGCGACCGCGTGGCCGTCTCCCGAGAGCGTCTGGCCGCGCTCTCTCCGGAGCAGACGCGCGTCCTCCGCGACGGCGACTTCAGGGGCGTGCGGAACGTCGCGGTCGTCTTTGTCGCGGCGCTCGTCCTCACGTTCGTGTTCAGCCTCCTTCAGATCAACATGATGGAGGTCACGTCGCAGCGCGTGATGTACGACATCCGGATGAAGGTGCTGGCGCATCTCCAGCGGCTGTCGCTCGCGTTCTTCGACAAGAACCCGGTGGGGCGGCTCGTGACGAGGGCCACGAACGACGTGGAGGTCCTCCACGAGATGTTCACGTCGATCGTGATCACCCTGCTGCGCGACGTCTTCACACTCATCGGCGTCGTCATCCTGCTTCTCAACCTCAACTGGCGCCTCGCCCTCGTCAGCTTCGCCGTGCTCCCCGCGATGGTGTGGGCCACCGCCATCTTCAGCGTCCGCATCCGGGACGCGTTCCGGGAGGTCCGCGTCAGGGTGGCTCGGATCAACGCGAGCCTCCAGGAGAGCATCAGCGGGATTCGGGTCACGCAGATCTTCCGGCGGGAGCTCGAGAGCTTCACGCGCTTCGCTGGGATCAACCACGATCTCTTCCGCGCGAACATGCGGCAGCTCAAGGTCTTCGCGCTCTTCATGCCGCTCATGGAGCTTGCGAGCTCGGTGGCGATCGCGCTCGTCATCTGGTACGGCGGCGGGCGTGTGCTGCGGTCCACGCTGTCGCTCGGGACGCTCGTGGCCTTTCTGTCGTACGTGCAGATGTTCTTTCGTCCGATCCGGAACCTCGCCGAGCAGTACAGCACCATGCAGTCCACGATGGCGTCGTCCGAGCGGATCTTCCTCCTTCTGGACAACCGGGAGATGATCCCGGAGCCTGAGCGGCCGGTCCGTCCCGCGGAGGTTCGCGGCAGGGTCGTCTTCGAGAACGTCTGGTTCTCGTACGACGGCAGCGAGGACACGCTGCGGGACGTGTCGTTCACGGTCGAGCCCGGGGAGACCGTGGCCATCGTCGGGGCGACCGGGGCGGGGAAGACCTCGATCATCAGTCTGCTCGAGCGCTTCTACGACGTCCAGAGGGGGCGGATCACGCTTGACGGCGTGGACATCCGGGACATGGAGAAGTCCTTCCTGCGCGCGAACCTCGGGTTGGTCATGCAGGATGTGTTCATCTTCGCCGGGGACATCGAGGGCAACATCCGGCTCGGGAACCGGTCGGTGACGGGCGAGAGGGTGCGCGAGGCCGCGCGGCACGTCAACGCCGACCGGTTCATCGAGAGGCTGCCGGGGCGATACAGCGAGACGGTCCACGAGCGCGGGTCCACGCTCTCGACCGGACAGCGGCAGCTCCTGGCGTTCGCGCGCGCTCTCGCGTTCGATCCGAAGATCCTCATCCTGGACGAGGCGACGTCGAACATCGACACCGAGACCGAGATCCTCATCCAGGATGCGCTCAGGAAACTCATGGCGGGCCGGACGGCGATCGTCATCGCGCACCGGCTCTCGACGATCCAGCACGCCGACAGGATCATCGTGATGCACAAGGGGAGGGTCCGGGAGGTGGGGACGCACCAGGAGCTGCTCGCCGCCCGTGGATACTACTACCGCCTGTACCAGCTTCAGTACGCGCAATGA
- a CDS encoding radical SAM protein has product MQTRGGFQDTFKSHLLRQLGSWGSRLSAEDIDRILLWAAKIIPNPNIRSYADRFRHALRTGMTAEVVRGFFDLAPVQRQRVIENLLVNWGILGGSRRYQVLEDEGWLPPTFAVISPTMRCNLRCSGCYAFEYEKGGELTTEEFDGVIRQCKELGMYFFTVSGGEPFVRGDLLEICEEHHDALFQVYTNGTLIDDRVADRLLSVGNVIPAISVEGYREETEIRRGPGVFDRAIAAMDRLRERALLFGISVTVTRHNHDTVQSDEFIDHYIARGARFAWLFQYIPVGRRPDVGLMSTPEQRVALRARAAEIRRARPIFVGDFWNDGQYIGGCMAGGRVYFHVTANGNVEPCVFCHFSVGNVRRSPLRQILTCDLFRAIRYEQPYSDIKNVYAPCMIIDNPQVLRRLVKRFGAAPSHEGAETVIEDPAIVAHLDRYAARMHEITDPQWLSDHYDNPASEWHRHGARVRAQWALEREHLERWARARGLVPGQRRVREIAAGRASSPP; this is encoded by the coding sequence ATGCAGACACGGGGAGGGTTTCAGGACACCTTCAAGTCGCACCTCCTGCGACAGCTCGGCTCCTGGGGGAGCCGTCTGAGCGCGGAGGACATCGACCGGATCCTGCTCTGGGCCGCGAAGATCATCCCGAACCCCAACATCCGGTCCTACGCCGACCGCTTCCGCCACGCGCTGCGCACGGGCATGACCGCCGAGGTCGTGCGCGGGTTCTTTGACCTCGCTCCCGTCCAGAGACAGCGCGTCATCGAGAACCTGCTCGTGAACTGGGGGATCCTGGGCGGATCCCGCAGGTACCAGGTCCTCGAGGACGAGGGCTGGCTCCCGCCGACCTTCGCGGTCATCAGTCCGACGATGCGCTGCAATCTGCGGTGCAGCGGCTGCTACGCGTTCGAGTACGAGAAGGGCGGCGAGCTCACCACCGAGGAGTTCGACGGCGTCATCCGCCAGTGCAAGGAACTGGGCATGTACTTCTTCACGGTCTCAGGCGGAGAGCCGTTCGTGCGCGGCGATCTTCTGGAGATCTGTGAGGAACACCACGACGCGCTCTTCCAGGTGTACACGAACGGCACGCTGATCGATGACCGCGTCGCGGACCGGCTGCTCTCCGTCGGGAACGTGATCCCCGCCATCAGCGTCGAGGGCTATCGCGAGGAAACGGAGATCCGCAGAGGTCCCGGCGTCTTCGACCGGGCGATCGCCGCCATGGACAGGTTGCGCGAGCGGGCTCTTCTGTTCGGCATCTCCGTCACGGTCACCAGGCACAACCACGACACCGTGCAGAGCGACGAGTTCATCGACCACTACATCGCCAGAGGCGCCCGGTTCGCGTGGTTGTTCCAGTACATTCCCGTCGGGCGCCGGCCTGACGTGGGACTGATGAGCACGCCCGAACAGCGCGTGGCGCTTCGCGCGCGCGCGGCCGAGATCCGGCGCGCCAGACCCATCTTCGTAGGGGACTTCTGGAACGACGGGCAGTACATCGGCGGGTGCATGGCCGGCGGCCGCGTCTACTTCCACGTGACCGCGAACGGCAACGTCGAACCGTGCGTGTTCTGCCACTTCTCAGTGGGGAACGTGCGACGGTCGCCGCTGCGCCAGATCCTCACGTGTGACCTCTTCAGGGCCATTCGCTACGAGCAGCCGTACTCCGACATCAAGAACGTCTACGCGCCGTGCATGATCATCGACAACCCCCAGGTTCTCCGTCGCCTCGTCAAGCGCTTCGGGGCGGCGCCGAGCCACGAAGGGGCCGAGACCGTCATCGAGGACCCGGCGATCGTGGCGCACCTCGACCGGTACGCGGCCCGGATGCACGAGATCACCGACCCGCAGTGGTTGTCGGACCACTACGACAATCCCGCGTCGGAGTGGCACCGTCACGGCGCGCGTGTCAGGGCGCAGTGGGCGCTCGAGAGGGAACACCTCGAGCGGTGGGCGCGGGCGCGGGGCCTCGTCCCCGGACAGCGACGCGTCCGGGAGATCGCCGCCGGCCGCGCATCGAGCCCTCCTTGA
- a CDS encoding T9SS type A sorting domain-containing protein: MRTHAALGVLTLLFLVAVATAEGAHTDRAQMTTLAFIDSEVQRGALDGEQAVLLKAYSVYAPWNLPEEYRGGLIDKCGNPTIAYIERALPTLSAGVAEEIRSLRARPTAMTYIDTEHFRIHYDTSGTHKILNWPDTTYRDAIATAAENSWTVEVGTLGFRQPPSDAGFPDNGGDGRYDIYVRALSGVYGYCQGEYYEPSTPQNDATSFVVIDNDYAGFGYPNPQDPMKVTVAHEFNHSCQFAHDVDEDTWYKEATSTWVEDIVYDSINDYRQYVSSFLNYPYYALDANTTGGLRIYGACIWNFCLSEVYGNAIVPAIWYQCEAGTATFTNMNIALQSYGTSLKDEVRRFSIWNFFTGNRNDGSHYEEGGTWTLAPMQAVYNSYPIVSGAPSASLKPDHLGCNYIRFSYASSGLDGLRVAYDGPNMNSSPNAADINYVRLGGTMGYEYGGIPLNGFGNGEITVNEWNQKAYVCLVVSNLSTSVNDMSYTYSVDEVDTGVEDAVFDLALKAASPNPFSASTAIAYTVPTGGGLVDITIYDVAGREVRKLVSAHRAAGDGTAVWDGRDDGGAPVAAGVYFAKLDVDGLTASGKLLMLK; this comes from the coding sequence ATGCGAACGCATGCTGCGCTCGGAGTGTTGACGCTTCTGTTCCTTGTCGCGGTGGCCACGGCTGAGGGGGCCCACACGGACCGGGCGCAGATGACCACGCTGGCGTTCATAGACTCGGAGGTTCAGCGCGGAGCGCTCGACGGCGAACAGGCCGTCCTCCTCAAGGCATACTCGGTGTACGCGCCGTGGAATCTGCCCGAGGAGTACCGGGGCGGTCTCATCGACAAGTGCGGGAACCCGACCATCGCCTACATCGAGAGGGCGCTCCCGACCCTGTCGGCGGGTGTTGCGGAGGAGATCCGGTCGCTCCGCGCGCGCCCGACGGCGATGACCTACATCGACACCGAGCACTTCCGGATCCACTACGACACCAGCGGAACGCACAAGATCCTGAACTGGCCCGACACGACCTACCGCGACGCGATCGCGACGGCCGCGGAGAACAGCTGGACGGTGGAGGTGGGGACGCTGGGGTTCCGCCAGCCGCCGAGCGACGCGGGCTTCCCGGACAACGGGGGTGACGGGCGGTACGACATCTACGTTCGGGCCCTGTCCGGGGTGTACGGATACTGCCAGGGCGAGTACTACGAGCCCTCGACCCCGCAGAACGACGCCACGAGCTTCGTCGTCATCGACAATGACTACGCCGGGTTCGGATACCCCAATCCCCAGGACCCGATGAAGGTGACGGTCGCCCACGAGTTCAACCACTCCTGCCAGTTCGCCCACGACGTCGACGAGGACACGTGGTACAAGGAAGCGACCTCGACGTGGGTCGAGGACATCGTCTACGACAGCATCAACGACTACCGGCAGTACGTCTCGTCCTTCCTGAACTACCCGTACTACGCGCTCGACGCGAACACCACCGGCGGGCTCAGGATCTACGGCGCGTGCATCTGGAACTTCTGCCTGAGCGAGGTGTACGGCAACGCGATCGTCCCGGCCATCTGGTACCAGTGTGAGGCCGGCACGGCAACGTTCACCAACATGAACATCGCGCTCCAGAGCTACGGCACCAGCCTCAAGGACGAGGTCCGCAGGTTCAGCATCTGGAACTTCTTCACAGGGAACCGCAACGACGGGAGCCACTACGAAGAGGGCGGCACCTGGACGCTCGCACCGATGCAGGCGGTGTACAACTCGTACCCGATCGTGAGCGGCGCGCCGAGCGCGTCACTGAAGCCGGACCATCTGGGCTGCAACTACATCCGGTTCTCGTACGCCTCGTCGGGGCTGGACGGGCTGCGCGTCGCCTACGACGGCCCCAATATGAACTCGAGCCCGAACGCCGCCGACATCAACTACGTCAGGCTGGGCGGGACGATGGGCTACGAGTACGGCGGCATCCCGCTCAACGGGTTCGGCAACGGCGAGATCACCGTCAACGAGTGGAACCAGAAGGCGTACGTGTGCCTCGTCGTGTCGAACCTCAGCACGAGCGTCAACGACATGAGCTACACGTACAGCGTGGACGAGGTCGACACCGGCGTCGAGGATGCGGTGTTCGATCTTGCGCTCAAGGCCGCGAGCCCCAACCCGTTCTCGGCGTCGACGGCCATCGCGTACACCGTGCCGACCGGCGGCGGCCTCGTCGACATCACGATCTACGACGTGGCCGGGCGCGAGGTCCGCAAGCTCGTGAGCGCGCACAGGGCGGCGGGCGACGGGACGGCCGTGTGGGACGGCCGCGACGATGGCGGAGCGCCCGTTGCTGCCGGCGTCTACTTCGCGAAGCTGGACGTTGACGGGCTCACGGCGAGCGGCAAGCTCCTGATGCTCAAGTAG
- a CDS encoding ABC transporter ATP-binding protein — protein sequence MGSLKGILTRFARYKWAVIVGITALLVVDGMQLAIPRIIKHAVDGLTSGTLDGRGLGRYGLLVVGLALGIAGLRFYWRFLIIGTSRHIEEDLRNDIFRHLHRLSARYFATTKTGDLMAHATNDIEAVRMASGIGIVALTDALILGLATVGFMLALNVRLTLLALVPMPFIAFFTLKAGRLLHHRFEKVQATFSDLTERVRESIAGIRVVKAYSQEPYELERLSSVGREYIGKNVELVRVWGAFFPFITLLSSMSVVIVIYFGGRSVMLGSITTGDLVAFTSYLGILTWPMMAMGWVVNIMQRGAASMDRINRILTTEPEVRDRDGAADPGRISGDIRFDAVTFRYEEGLEPALKDVSFHVPAGTSLGVIGRTGSGKSTLCSLIARLYDTGSGRVMLDGRDVSELTVCGVRAAVGYVPQDTFLFSDTIRENIRFGAPDATEERVRSVARVAGILDEVEEFPAGLDTVVGERGVTLSGGQKQRIAIARGLLTDPAIVLLDDALSSVDTATEETIQRELKDALRGRTAVIVSHRVSSIKGADQIIVLDDGRIIERGTHAELLALGGLYAGIHERQLLEAEMERSDLSE from the coding sequence ATGGGAAGCCTCAAGGGCATCCTGACACGGTTCGCCAGGTACAAGTGGGCGGTGATCGTCGGGATCACCGCGCTCCTCGTTGTCGACGGCATGCAGCTGGCGATCCCCCGGATCATCAAGCACGCGGTCGACGGCCTCACGAGCGGCACGCTCGACGGGCGGGGGCTGGGGCGGTACGGGCTTCTCGTCGTCGGGCTCGCTCTCGGCATCGCCGGCCTGCGCTTCTACTGGCGGTTCCTGATCATCGGCACCTCGCGGCACATCGAGGAAGACCTCAGGAACGACATCTTCCGTCATCTGCACAGGCTCTCGGCGCGCTACTTCGCGACGACGAAGACCGGCGACCTCATGGCGCACGCGACCAACGATATTGAGGCCGTCCGCATGGCGTCGGGCATCGGCATCGTGGCCCTCACGGACGCGCTGATCCTCGGGCTCGCGACCGTCGGCTTCATGCTCGCGCTGAACGTGCGCCTGACGCTGCTCGCGCTGGTGCCGATGCCGTTCATCGCGTTCTTCACGCTGAAGGCGGGACGGCTACTGCATCACCGGTTCGAGAAGGTGCAGGCGACGTTCTCCGACCTCACCGAGCGCGTCCGCGAGAGCATCGCGGGCATACGCGTCGTGAAGGCGTATTCGCAGGAGCCGTACGAGCTCGAACGCCTGTCGTCGGTGGGCCGCGAGTACATCGGGAAGAACGTCGAGCTGGTGCGTGTCTGGGGCGCGTTCTTCCCGTTCATCACGCTGCTGTCCAGCATGAGCGTGGTCATCGTGATCTACTTCGGCGGACGCAGCGTGATGCTCGGGTCGATCACGACCGGAGATCTCGTGGCGTTCACGAGCTACCTCGGCATTCTCACGTGGCCGATGATGGCGATGGGGTGGGTCGTCAACATCATGCAGCGGGGCGCCGCGTCGATGGACAGGATCAACAGGATCCTCACGACCGAGCCTGAGGTCCGCGACCGGGACGGCGCCGCGGACCCGGGGCGGATCAGCGGCGACATCCGGTTCGACGCCGTGACGTTCCGGTACGAGGAAGGGCTCGAGCCGGCGCTCAAGGACGTGAGCTTCCACGTCCCCGCGGGGACGAGCCTCGGGGTGATCGGCCGGACGGGGTCGGGCAAGAGCACGCTCTGCAGCCTCATCGCGCGCCTCTACGACACGGGCAGCGGGCGCGTGATGCTGGACGGCCGCGACGTCTCCGAGCTCACGGTCTGCGGGGTCCGCGCCGCCGTCGGCTACGTCCCGCAGGACACGTTCCTGTTCTCGGACACGATCCGGGAGAACATCCGCTTCGGCGCGCCGGACGCGACCGAGGAGCGGGTGCGGAGCGTCGCCCGCGTGGCGGGGATCCTCGATGAGGTCGAGGAGTTCCCCGCGGGGCTCGACACCGTCGTCGGGGAACGCGGGGTCACGCTGTCCGGCGGGCAGAAGCAGCGCATCGCGATCGCGCGGGGGCTCCTGACCGACCCGGCCATCGTGCTGCTCGACGACGCGCTTTCGTCGGTGGACACGGCGACCGAGGAGACGATCCAGCGGGAGCTCAAGGACGCGCTGCGCGGCCGCACGGCCGTCATCGTGTCCCACCGCGTGTCGTCCATCAAGGGAGCGGATCAGATCATCGTGCTGGACGACGGCCGCATCATCGAGCGCGGGACGCACGCGGAGCTTCTCGCGCTGGGCGGCCTGTACGCCGGCATCCACGAGCGCCAGCTGCTCGAGGCGGAGATGGAGCGGTCGGACCTCTCGGAGTGA
- a CDS encoding FG-GAP repeat protein: MLRTSAPLAAAMVAALPLCPGTVRASRTIDLAGQTWPVIVGTQQEEQFGYAAAAGDLDGDGRPEVVVGAPGRRSDSDHHLGAVYVLGGAALADARGQVRAADVALSVIVGPPTHARFGASIAVADLDGDGLSDVVVGAPSEGEGPHVERGSVYVFFSKPGQPSPRTALEADLTIRGERAGDTFGTSVLAADIDGDGTVDLVASAARAGAPARPGAGAVYVVDGAALRGGRGEMGISGLARAVIEGDRPGDSLSALAVGDFDGDGRVDLALGAPLSDGPSGGRTDAGAVYVVPTGRLAGGRAGVSRTAAATVLGGRERGFLGRTIAAADIDDDGIADLLVPAHASSGETKEESVIGEAFVLFGSASGSPAPLDLATAGTPVFRGLSRWDIFGFAVMLADMNGDGQADIVASAPFAGGDGDSRPRCGEVCVFWGGVRSVVRAKAGSSELADIRIVGAGERDAIGSCLIAVRAGGAKTPDLLIGAPDAPVTSGCGDRCGKLIVVPAAAGLGGR, translated from the coding sequence ATGCTGAGAACGTCGGCGCCGCTGGCCGCGGCAATGGTCGCCGCACTGCCGCTCTGCCCTGGGACCGTCCGCGCCTCGAGGACGATCGATCTGGCCGGACAGACATGGCCGGTCATCGTCGGGACGCAGCAGGAGGAGCAGTTCGGCTATGCCGCCGCGGCCGGGGACCTCGACGGCGACGGGCGGCCCGAGGTCGTCGTGGGCGCACCGGGCCGCAGGAGCGACAGCGACCACCACCTCGGCGCGGTGTACGTGCTCGGCGGCGCCGCGCTGGCAGACGCCCGGGGGCAGGTCCGAGCGGCCGACGTGGCGCTGTCCGTCATCGTCGGTCCCCCGACGCACGCCCGGTTCGGGGCGTCGATCGCCGTCGCCGATCTCGACGGCGACGGCCTCTCCGACGTCGTCGTCGGCGCGCCGTCCGAGGGCGAGGGCCCGCACGTCGAGCGCGGCAGCGTGTACGTGTTCTTCAGCAAGCCGGGCCAGCCCTCGCCCCGCACGGCGCTGGAAGCAGACCTGACGATCCGCGGCGAGCGAGCCGGCGACACGTTCGGCACGTCCGTGCTCGCCGCGGACATCGACGGCGACGGGACCGTCGACCTCGTCGCCTCGGCGGCGCGCGCCGGCGCGCCCGCGCGCCCCGGCGCAGGCGCGGTGTACGTGGTGGACGGCGCAGCGCTCCGCGGCGGCCGGGGCGAGATGGGCATCTCGGGGCTCGCGCGCGCGGTCATCGAGGGCGACCGGCCCGGGGACTCGCTGAGCGCGCTCGCGGTCGGCGACTTCGACGGCGACGGCCGCGTGGATCTGGCGCTGGGCGCTCCCCTGTCGGACGGACCCTCCGGGGGCCGCACCGACGCCGGAGCCGTGTACGTCGTTCCGACAGGTCGTCTTGCAGGCGGGAGAGCCGGCGTCTCGAGGACTGCGGCGGCCACCGTCCTGGGGGGCCGCGAACGCGGCTTCCTTGGCAGGACGATCGCAGCGGCGGACATCGATGACGACGGCATCGCCGACCTCCTCGTGCCGGCGCACGCGTCCAGCGGCGAGACGAAGGAGGAGAGCGTCATCGGCGAGGCGTTCGTGCTCTTCGGGAGCGCGTCGGGATCGCCGGCGCCCCTCGACCTGGCCACCGCCGGCACGCCGGTGTTCAGGGGCCTGTCGCGCTGGGACATCTTCGGGTTCGCCGTGATGCTGGCCGACATGAACGGCGACGGCCAGGCGGACATCGTTGCGTCCGCGCCGTTCGCCGGCGGCGACGGGGACTCGCGCCCGCGGTGCGGGGAGGTCTGCGTGTTCTGGGGAGGCGTCCGATCGGTCGTGAGAGCGAAGGCCGGCTCCTCGGAGCTGGCGGACATCCGGATCGTCGGGGCCGGCGAGCGCGATGCGATCGGAAGCTGCCTCATCGCGGTCCGCGCCGGCGGCGCGAAGACCCCCGACCTCTTGATCGGGGCGCCCGACGCCCCCGTGACGTCGGGGTGCGGCGACCGCTGCGGGAAGCTCATCGTCGTGCCGGCGGCCGCCGGCCTCGGCGGGAGGTGA